ATTCAGCGCCTGCATGTCGCGGTCCGTCGCCGAGTTCACCGCCTCCTCGACGTGCACCTTCAACACCAGGTGCGTTCCGCCTTGCAGGTCTAATCCCAGGTGAATGCGGTTCAGCAGCGCGTCTTTAACGCCATGCGTTGGGATCCCGAAGATCCCGTAAACAAAGATCACCAGCACTGCGATGATGAATACTGTCTTGCCCTTCAGATTCTTTCCCATCGTCCGTCTCTAAACTCCGCTCGCCCTTAATTCCCTTTGCCGGGTGCCCCAATCACGCGCAGCTTGATCGCGCATGAGCGGGAGCTCTACGCCTTCGGCGTCTCGTCCGTCGTGACCGCCGCAATTGCGCTCTTCACCATCTCCAGCTTCACGTTGTCCGGCGCGCACTTCACAACCAGCACGTCATCCTTCACGCTGACGATCGTTCCGCGGATCCCGCCGTTCGTCGTTACCTTATCGCCCGGCTTCAGGTTCGAAAGCATCTGCTGCCACTGCTTCTGCTTGCGCTGATTCGGCGCAATCAGCAGAAAATACATCGCCACAAACATCAAAATAAGCAGGGGAAAGCCGCCGAACGAGCCGAACCCTCCCGCTGCAGCCAACATCCCTAACGCCG
This genomic interval from Acidobacteriaceae bacterium contains the following:
- the yajC gene encoding preprotein translocase subunit YajC; the protein is MLAAAGGFGSFGGFPLLILMFVAMYFLLIAPNQRKQKQWQQMLSNLKPGDKVTTNGGIRGTIVSVKDDVLVVKCAPDNVKLEMVKSAIAAVTTDETPKA